From the Octopus sinensis linkage group LG3, ASM634580v1, whole genome shotgun sequence genome, the window ATTTTATACATCTAATCGAtattatttccaaatttctagtaCCATATTTCGaatcattttagttttttttgttgtttttttgggggttgttttgtttttattgcatgATCTAATAAATAAGCATCTTATATTAACTCATCGATATGATtcaaagaattttaaagaaaaaaagttaatgaaataataattcatATAGCAAATTTTAAGAGCGGCATTAGCCTTCGTAAACAACGTTCCGATTATTGTGGCATCgtgaaattttgaaacaatattttaaaactatgtcTAATAAAGAGAATGGTGAATTCAAATGAACACTGTGAAATTTGAAATATCCTGataattatttatgggataaatATGGCTCTTTGTGATCCCTTAATAAGATTAATTGTTTTAAAAGTTATAATTGGATTTATTGTTATATCAACTGCCGAAGGATATTGTGAATGTAATACACACGAATGCTTTTGCGAAAATTTATCCTATATACCAAAGTTCCCAGCCAACACGACGATTGTAAAAATTATAAATCCGACATTTTCGAAATTTGATTCTAAAACCTTGTGGAACTTAACTACTATACATTTAACAAAATTGTCATTTATAGGATGTGTATTTCGAAATGCAACTGAATATGTTTTTGCAAAATTGATCCTCCTAGAACATCTTAATTTCAAGCTGTGTAAATTGACCCAACACACCTTGCAACAAATCTTTCGCAGTATTTCAAGTATCAATATAACTTCGTTAGAATTTGATGGAGTCAACAAAAACAACTGGTCATTCCAATTTTTACAAGACATTACAAATTACAATATTAATAGATTTTGTGTAAGGAGatccaaaataaaagtatttaacgGTAGCGAGCTTCTACCCTTAAAGAATTTAAAACTACTTGATTTAAGATTTAATAGCATTACTAAAGTTGTATCTTGGGGAACACACCCATTTCTAACAGCTCTGAATTTATATGGAAACTTCATATGCTATATGGTTCACTTTGTGGATACTAGCGGAAGAATCTCATTTCCCATGTTGGTACGTTTAGAAATCTCTTTATATCATTGGCATATTCTGGCCATTGGAACATTCAAAGGACTGAATAAGGTAAAAACATTAAGCATCAATGCTCCGAGTTTGCGCTTAATTAAGCCAAAAGTACTGACTTCTTTAAAAGAATTAGTAAACTTTTCCCTCACTTCTAGGAAGTCACGCTTATTACAATTGGGCAAACATGCATTTCAGAGTACAACTTTACGTTCGCTGACATTGAGAAATATTACATTAGAGATCCCAAAATCAAATTTGAGCGGTATATTTAAAGCATGCCGGAATATCACTTCACTGAAATTTCAAGCTGTATCCATCAATGGAAATGCATCCATAAATGATCTTTTAAAGGATTTAAAAAACCTTGAATATTTAGAGCTAACAAGAAATATCATGAGAAATGTTCCAGATTGTGTATGCGATATGAAAAGGCTTCATACGCTTATCCTTTCGAGAACATGGATAAGAAAATGGCAAACTACTAACTGCACTGTGATGAACAATTTAAGGGTATTTTCATTGtcgtataataaaatatttaacgttAATAAGACCTCTTTCTCTAAAGCTCTCTTCTCTAATACGAACCTTAAATGGGATCTTTCCCATAATTCTTACATGTGCAACTGTCGAATACTATGGTTTAGAGACTGGATGAAACGAAATCCAGCGCGAATTTTACATTATCCTAAATCATATTTATGTCACAACCCTGCTCCAGTGAGATTCATCCAGATTGCTAAATACTATGTTTCGTGGGATTATTGTGCAAGCATATCGAAGCCATCGCCCATAGCTGTGTCAGGTTGTGTGCTTGGAACactttctgttatttttatcatcactGGACTAGTGTCGTATATAAAAAGATGGTCGATACGATACTGGATTTATCTTGTTTTTGCAAGGAGAAGGAAATACCAACTTCTTGAATGTACGAGTGAACATAATTATGATGCGTTTGTCTGTTATTCCGGTTCCGATGTTGGATGGGTTACCAAATACTTACTTCCAATACTCGAAGAAGAAAACCATCTTCACCTCTGTTTGCATGACAGAGATTTTGCAGTTGGCAatgatattattgataatattatagATAGTATTCAGCAGAGTCGTAAAGTGGTGCTGGTATTATCTTCTGATTTTGCGCAAAGTCAATGGTGTCAATTTGAGACTAGTCTTGCACAGCAACGGTTATTTGAAGAGAAACAGGATATAATCGTACCAATACTTCTTGAAGAAATACCGACTGAATTACAGACCATGAGACTGGCTCTACTACTTAAACAGAAAACGTACTTAGAATGGTCCAGTGAAAGACGTGGTCAAATGATGTTTTGGGAACGCCTCGTTGAAATTCTCCTGGAAACAGCAACATACAAGGAAATTTAAATACAAAGTAACACCGCATTTTGCAACACTTTTCTTCTGTTCGCTTCTTTTGCTTTTGGCATTACCAATTTGTTATTACGTTTGTTCTTAagaaacatattttttcttttaatagtaTCGGTGAAAAACCGCTGATTTTGTTTCGTGCcaaatttattttcagttatttcttAGACTTTTTACTGACGTATGTTCGTTTTATATCATTCAGTGAGTTTTCagctgtatttttttatatctattttatcaaaTCGAAAAATATTTCCAAGATATTTTTATCATCTGGACTTCATCTAAACATGATTAGGCTGTACCTATAATAAACTTTCTATCATTTTACAAATCATTTTAAACGGCGAGCTGGCTTAATCGTTAGAGCGTCAGGAAAAATACTCTACGATgtttctttcggctctttacgtCCTGAATTGGCCATGTGCATAAATTATAAAGAATATGGAAAGCAGGATTTGTTGTCTTTTAGTCTAGAAAGGATTTTCAAATATTGTTTGGGTTTTTATACAATATTACACACAATATTGCTGAAAGGtttaattaaaacagaaacagaatgaacagaaacaaacaaaaggaaaatcaTGGACGTTTCGTGATTTAAAGTATGTggctatttaatttattgaatacATTAACCATTTAAAGTTATTTCTCAATGGATTAAGTGTGGAACAAATTTAAAAGACTGTGGGAGAATGCAATGCTGAATCTCTGGAGTTGCGTGGACTCATGTCACAAGGCATCAAACTTCTCAGTGAAGCAAACTCAGAAAATACCAACATTATTATACCCCTGTTGTCACTACCCAGAAGAGTTCCAGTTGGGAAGGGGATTAAATCAGGAGTCGCTACCTTACCAAAGTCTCTACATGTGTTTCAAAATGGTCATCAGATGTATTGATCGGAAAGATGGTATCAATATCAACTGTGAGCTACAAACAGACACCCGATTTACAGACGACATCAGCTTATCGTAAAAACCTTCGATTATCTAAGACCATGCTGACAGAAATGGACATTCAAAATAGACTGCATTGAAACACAGTACAAACGTGTAAAAACGTAGCAAAGCTGAGAATAGTATTGGAAATCGATacaaaacaacaatatatgcCGAGGAAGGAACATTGAAATTCTGAGGAGATTAAGAACATGTGATGAACGTTTTCGCCACAATTAAAGttttgctgtcatattcaaactacACTTTAGTGTATGTCGTTGCTATTCAGTGGACAAAATCAGGTACATATTCAGTGGAAAAAATCAGGTACATATAACTATTCCAAGGTACTCTCAGGATGTGGCGGGCCTCTAAGGCCGATGAGATCATGTCGCTACTCTATGAAACAATGCATCAAGAAGATCATAAAAGAAAACTCGTCCGCAAGcattctacctatttctttactacccacaaggggctaaatacagagaggacaaacaaggacagacaaatgggttaagtcgattatatcgaccccagtgcgtaactggtacttatttaatcgaccccgaaaggatgaacggcaaagtcaacctcggcggaatttgaactcagaacgtagcagcacacgaaatgctgctaagcatttcgcacggcgtgctaacgattctgccagctcgccgcaagcATTCTACCATTTGCATCCCGGTAAAGGCATTGATGTGCTGAAATGTGTAACTGAAGTATTCTTATGTCACAGttgctatttatttttcttcaaaagtaTCCACTAATAGTTATGTTACCTTTTACATAAATTATAGTTTATatcatggatcttttcggtttgaacggcagtttttaacataatttctaggtaactaaacaatattaaacttcgtatactggtagaatgcgtttataaaacatctttttctcttggcttgattgagaaaattctatagtttgtaagatatttgttgtttttttcttcaatttttgcaatttcaaccaatcactgacgtccattgaggtaaacaacattctgtgccgtatgaatatgtccctcgcttaagaaacagattgggtttatttacatttgtgaagaaaaaatatacccttcccccacccctaaccctaaccccaaccctaacatagattgaaatgaaatagattgatactagggtcataattatgggtgacaatttcatatgacaccgctagaaaaactgcctttcaaaccgaaaagatctttaTATCATATAgagtttattatttattgtagtCTTGTTGTAAGTGTATCATCATTGATATGTCTTCATTATTCTAAAAATTGGTACACGACTAAATTATAATCGTCTAAGAGAATGTAACTACTTGTTtaactatttttatttaaaatttgattaaCGATAGTGTGGAAATAAATTATCTCAAAACAATATCgactattttgttttcatttaataatcattatttctgttgaaaccatataatttcaaaattcaaCGTTTGCAACAATTCCATTCATATATCTTTGCTTTTTTCTCAAGACAAATAAACTTGCGTTACATTTCTACGTTCGTCGTGTGAAATAATTTCGTTACATTTTCAGTTACACCGTGTGAAATGTTTCTGAACACAAACACTGCTAGTGCAATGATACAGATTAAAGGCTGAGAACAATCTTACTCTGTCGACGTAAGCCAATGAACTTAACTGAAATAACTATTGTCACACAAATTCAGTTTGCACTTTACTTAACCCTACAATCGTCGGCAAAGTGTCAGCAATATTCTCAATATTGAATAcgtaatatatatttgaagtttaGGGCGACGAACTGACTGAATAGTTAGCACGCGGGAGGAAAAGTAtaacggtatttcgtttgtctgtacgctctgagctcaaattccgctgaggtcgactttacctttcatccttttggggggtcgataaattaagtaccggttgtgtaatggagtcgatctaatcgactggccccctcccccaaatttcgggccttgtgcctggagcagaaaagaatatatttatttcaaggcggcgagctggcagaatcgttagcatcccgggcgaaatgcgtagccgtacttcgtcagccgttacgttctgagttcaaattccacggcggtcgactttgcctttcattctttcggggtcgataaattaagtaccagtttcgcactggagtcgatgtaatcgacttaatccgtttgtctgtccttgtttgtcccctctatgtttagccccttgtgggtaataaagaaataggtatttcgtctgccgttacgttgtgagttcaaattccgccgaggtcgactttgccgttcatcctttcggggtcgataaattaggtaccaattacgcactgcggtcgatataatcgccttaatccgtttgtctgtccttgtttgtcctctctgtgtttagccccctgtgggtagtaaagaaataggtattttgcgtGTCGCTACgtctcgagttcaaattccgatgatgtcggctttgtctttcatcctttcagcgtcgataaattaagtagcagtgaaacactggagtcgatagaaactactggtccccaccacaaatctgaggccttgtgcgtgtagtagaaagtattattattattcttaagacGTGCTTTCTTACATACTGCAATGAAGACAGTCgaacattttaaatttcatttttaaactattgaataataagaaaaatattcaaccgattctgttttttattattttattcatatatgtattacaataactcttattttcaaatataaaaatctttACTTCTTCTGTTTCCAAGGCTTCCAAGGTTAATAAAACTCTGAATTCCCGAGCAATGCACATTATGAGGTGTTTGTATGGAAGAAGTACCACATCATACATCAGTCTTTCAATGAAAAACATAGAGTAAATATTCAAATGAgattgtaattataattaattataagaaCATCAAGCTATTACGAGGTGCTATGTGATATCTCCCTAACTTCAAATGTGTGCCCAAACCAGATGGTACTTCTTACAAAGAGGTTTACCTCGCAAGAGttaactattattttattttattatatatctaactagcagtatcgcccggcgttgctcgggtttgtaagggaaataactatataagcatttttagagatgtaaagtataatagccatctcaatatggctaaccacaaaggggggggggggtgttactgtagctttttacgttctgagatttaataataaattttgagagagttatttcccttatttatgccaaaaatgcattaaaaatgagaaaaattgatggtaattttattttaaatcgtagactcatcgtagacgcgcgctaatacccagaagggctcgatatgaatcacgactataagatacccggttttggttaaactgcatcgcaaaatgtgggagtagttaggaatctaaatcgtaggagacagacagcacacaacctctcttttatatataaagatatgatataAGCACTGCTACAAATGAAGTATATTATAGATGATTTGGAACTAAGACAATAGTCTGGATTTATCTGGCTATATctcgttgaaagcaccggttctcgtccgatcactgaagttaagcaacgttgagcctagttagtacttagatgggtgaccgcttgggaaacctaggtgctgtaagcgtcaCACAATAAaggggtaggagtggctgtgtggtaagtagcttgcttaccaaccacatggttctgggtccaatctcactgcgtggcaccttgggcaagtgtcttctactagagcctccggccgaacaaagccttgtgagtgaatttggtagacggaaactgaaagaagaccgtcgtatatctgtatatatatatatgtgtgtgtgtgtacatgatgtgtgtctgtgtcctcccccccccatcgcttgacaaccgatgctggtgtgtttagtccgaataaacttaacggttcggcaaaaagagaccgatataataagtactaggcttacaaagaataagtcctgggctcgatttgctcgactcaaggccgtgctccagcatggccccagtcaaatgactgaaacaagtaaaaataaaactaactaAAAGTAATTCTATCGTCATTCCACGAAAACCATTcggtatgaatgaatgaatccgTCATTATTTATAAACAAGCAACAACGAGGG encodes:
- the LOC115209720 gene encoding toll-like receptor 13; amino-acid sequence: MALCDPLIRLIVLKVIIGFIVISTAEGYCECNTHECFCENLSYIPKFPANTTIVKIINPTFSKFDSKTLWNLTTIHLTKLSFIGCVFRNATEYVFAKLILLEHLNFKLCKLTQHTLQQIFRSISSINITSLEFDGVNKNNWSFQFLQDITNYNINRFCVRRSKIKVFNGSELLPLKNLKLLDLRFNSITKVVSWGTHPFLTALNLYGNFICYMVHFVDTSGRISFPMLVRLEISLYHWHILAIGTFKGLNKVKTLSINAPSLRLIKPKVLTSLKELVNFSLTSRKSRLLQLGKHAFQSTTLRSLTLRNITLEIPKSNLSGIFKACRNITSLKFQAVSINGNASINDLLKDLKNLEYLELTRNIMRNVPDCVCDMKRLHTLILSRTWIRKWQTTNCTVMNNLRVFSLSYNKIFNVNKTSFSKALFSNTNLKWDLSHNSYMCNCRILWFRDWMKRNPARILHYPKSYLCHNPAPVRFIQIAKYYVSWDYCASISKPSPIAVSGCVLGTLSVIFIITGLVSYIKRWSIRYWIYLVFARRRKYQLLECTSEHNYDAFVCYSGSDVGWVTKYLLPILEEENHLHLCLHDRDFAVGNDIIDNIIDSIQQSRKVVLVLSSDFAQSQWCQFETSLAQQRLFEEKQDIIVPILLEEIPTELQTMRLALLLKQKTYLEWSSERRGQMMFWERLVEILLETATYKEI